In Citrus sinensis cultivar Valencia sweet orange chromosome 4, DVS_A1.0, whole genome shotgun sequence, one DNA window encodes the following:
- the LOC107177831 gene encoding uncharacterized protein LOC107177831, with the protein MMFTGQFMGHWEKRKFGWVKCNVDAAVFASQGRIGFGCVLRNLEGCFFAARCAGMAGSFGAREAEALGIREALSPNGFGLIIEDCRALIKSIREVQFSFVRRFMNFAAYSIARAASSLSGPQEWNIVPLLWLLNNL; encoded by the exons ATGATGTTCACGGGCCAGTTCATGGGGCATTGGGAGAAGCGTAAGTTTGGATGGGTTAAGTGTAATGTGGACGCGGCTGTTTTTGCTTCTCAGGGAAGGATTGGGTTTGGTTGTGTGCTTCGCAATTTAGAAGGTTGTTTTTTCGCAGCTAGGTGTGCTGGTATGGCAGGAAGTTTTGGAGCACGGGAGGCAGAAGCACTTGGCATCCGTGAAGCTCTCA GTCCAAATGGGTTTGGATTAATTATCGAAGATTGTCGGGCTCTTATCAAATCTATAAGAGAAGTGCAATTCTCATTTGTGCGTCGGTTTATGAACTTTGCTGCTTACTCTATTGCAAGAGCAGCAAGTTCTTTGTCAGGTCCCCAGGAGTGGAATATCGTTCCACTTCTGTGGTTATTGAATAATCTGTAA
- the LOC107177830 gene encoding uncharacterized protein LOC107177830: MADLRGRRDSEGVAEFTKARNRYNELLNSHEILKAPLFRVEPSLTRIEWSFLQAMMIKLGFDVKWVELIMRCVSTVQYNVLREGKVIGPIIPCRGLRQEDPLSPYLFILCAEGLSSLIRRKKRDGLLPGVKITRGALTVSHLFFADDNFFFFRANINEASLIKHLLAVYCQAFGQVVNFNKSSISFSANVLDGVIRQEKKKKVFSYIRDKLWQRLQGWSSRMLSRASKEILQKTVALDMPNYAMSIYLLPKELCRELEVMMNSFWWRSNHSGWKGINWVKWEYLCKPKGCGGIGFKQLHSFNIAMLGKQLWRLLTCLDSLMAKILKARYYPRNSVIQASLGHNPSYVWRSI, from the exons ATGGCTGATTTGCGGGGTCGTCGAGATAGCGAGGGTGTGGCTGAATTCACGAAGGCTAGAAATCGGTACAACGAGCTACTGAATAGCCATGAG ATTCTCAAAGCGCCTTTATTCCGGGTCGAGCCATCACTGACAAG GATTGAGTGGAGCTTTCTTCAAGCTATGATGATCAAATTGGGGTTTGATGTGAAGTGGGTGGAGTTAATTATGCGTTGTGTTTCTACTGTCCAGTATAATGTACTCCGTGAAGGTAAGGTGATTGGGCCGATTATTCCTTGCAGAGGTCTTCGCCAAGAGGATCCACTATCCCCGTATTTATTTATCCTTTGTGCAGAAGGTTTAAGCTCTTTAATTcgaaggaaaaaaagagatgGTTTGCTTCCTGGAGTCAAAATTACGAGAGGGGCTCTGACGGTATCTCACCTGTTTTTTGCAGATGataacttcttcttctttcgaGCAAATATCAACGAAGCCTCCTTGATAAAGCACTTGCTGGCTGTGTATTGTCAAGCCTTTGGCCAAGTGGTTAACTTCAATAAGtcttcaatttcatttagtGCTAATGTGTTGGATGGTGTAATTCGACAA gaaaaaaaaaagaaagtcttCAGCTATATTCGGGATAAGCTCTGGCAAAGACTTCAAGGGTGGAGTTCGCGGATGCTCTCTCGGGCTAGTAAAGAGATTTTACAAAAGACAGTGGCTCTTGATATGCCTAATTATGCTATGAGTATATACTTGTTGCCAAAAGAATTGTGTAGAGAATTAGAAGTGATGATGAACTCCTTCTGGTGGCGTAGCAATCACAGTGGATGGAAAGGGATTAATTGGGTTAAATGGGAATATTTGTGTAAACCTAAAGGATGTGGTGGCATTGGCTTTAAACAGTTGCATTCATTTAACATTGCGATGCTAGGAAAACAGCTGTGGAGATTACTAACATGTCTTGATTCTCTTATGGCCAAAATTCTCAAAGCTCGGTACTATCCTCGAAATTCTGTTATTCAAGCATCTTTGGGTCACAACCCCAGCTATGTGTGGCGTTCCATTTAA